From Hartmannibacter diazotrophicus, a single genomic window includes:
- a CDS encoding cobalt-precorrin-6A reductase produces the protein MTGKPRILVLGGTQEAASLCRLLAERRGLDARVSLAGRTVAPKPLPLPTRIGGFGGADGLAAHLRDEGITHLVDATHPFAAQISDNAVIAAHAAGVPLLVLARPPWQREPGDRWTEVADNAGAVAALGSAPRRVFLTIGRLGIADFSVAPQHAYLIRSIDDPGDLSVFPRHRLVLDRGPYAADAEEALMRDEGIDVVVSKNSGGPATYGKIEAARRLGIEVVMVTPPARADVPTVHDPEAVLAWIDAS, from the coding sequence TTGACTGGGAAGCCGCGCATTCTGGTGCTTGGAGGGACGCAGGAGGCAGCAAGCCTTTGCCGACTGCTGGCCGAGCGTCGGGGTCTTGACGCGAGGGTCTCGCTTGCCGGGCGCACGGTGGCACCGAAGCCGCTGCCGCTGCCGACCCGGATCGGCGGATTCGGCGGCGCTGATGGGCTTGCCGCCCACCTGCGCGATGAGGGGATCACGCATCTCGTCGATGCCACGCACCCCTTCGCCGCGCAGATTTCCGACAATGCCGTGATTGCCGCGCACGCCGCCGGCGTGCCTCTGCTCGTCCTTGCCCGCCCGCCGTGGCAGCGCGAGCCCGGCGACCGGTGGACCGAGGTTGCCGACAATGCCGGTGCCGTCGCGGCGCTGGGGTCTGCACCCCGGCGGGTGTTCCTGACCATCGGTCGGCTCGGCATCGCCGATTTTTCTGTCGCCCCGCAGCACGCCTACCTGATCCGTAGCATCGACGACCCAGGCGATCTGTCCGTCTTCCCTAGGCATCGCCTTGTGCTCGATCGCGGTCCCTATGCCGCCGACGCGGAGGAAGCCCTGATGCGGGACGAAGGGATCGACGTCGTCGTTTCCAAGAACAGCGGCGGCCCGGCGACCTACGGCAAGATCGAGGCTGCGCGCCGGCTGGGCATCGAAGTGGTCATGGTGACGCCGCCGGCCCGGGCCGACGTGCCGACGGTGCATGATCCGGAGGCCGTGCTGGCGTGGATCGATGCGTCTTGA
- a CDS encoding cupin domain-containing protein has protein sequence MDDVPPKFLPFDLSATVPEDGAPEPDRIVKGDPRFRTWNVEESPDGKMFSGVWEATPGIWRVSYDEWEFCSIQSGISLLHEDGAEAPHRLEAGDSFVIRPGFSGLWEVVETTRKLYVIRLP, from the coding sequence ATGGACGACGTCCCGCCCAAGTTCCTGCCCTTCGACCTCTCCGCCACCGTTCCGGAAGACGGGGCGCCGGAGCCTGACCGCATCGTCAAGGGCGATCCGCGCTTTCGCACCTGGAATGTGGAGGAGAGCCCGGACGGCAAGATGTTCTCCGGCGTCTGGGAGGCAACGCCCGGGATCTGGCGCGTCTCCTACGACGAGTGGGAATTCTGCTCCATCCAGTCCGGCATCTCGTTGCTGCACGAAGACGGCGCGGAGGCTCCGCATCGGCTGGAAGCCGGCGACAGCTTCGTTATCCGGCCGGGGTTCTCGGGTCTTTGGGAAGTGGTCGAGACGACCCGCAAGCTCTACGTGATCCGCCTGCCTTGA
- a CDS encoding SlyX family protein, whose protein sequence is MTDSDSARIDALEMKIAHQDEVIEDLNRTITAQWSEIDQLKKAMATLFDRLHHAEGRLAATAPPEPPPPHY, encoded by the coding sequence ATGACGGACAGTGACAGCGCGCGCATCGATGCGCTCGAGATGAAGATCGCCCATCAGGACGAGGTGATCGAGGACCTCAACCGGACCATCACCGCGCAGTGGTCGGAGATCGACCAGCTCAAGAAGGCGATGGCGACGCTGTTCGACCGGCTACACCATGCCGAGGGCCGCCTTGCGGCCACCGCGCCGCCGGAGCCGCCGCCGCCGCATTATTGA
- the ccrA gene encoding crotonyl-CoA carboxylase/reductase: protein MSAATKLKSGSETKDLYDIGEIPPLGHVPEKMWAWCIRKERHGPPEEAMQLEVVPTWQLENDEVLVLVMAAGVNYNGVWASLGKPISPFDGHKQPYHIAGSDASGIVWAVGSKVKRWKVGDEVIVHCNQDDGDDEECNGGDPMLSPSQRIWGYETNDGSFAQFCRVQSRQLLPRPKHLSWEESASYMLTLATAYRMLFGHAPHTLKPGQNVLVWGASGGLGVFAVQIIAAAGANAIGVISDETKRDYVMSLGAKGVINRKDFDCWGQLPKVGSPEYDKWFAEARKFGKAIWDITGKGVNVDTVFEHPGEATFPVSTFVVKRGGMVVFCAGTSGFNITFDARYVWMHQKRIQGSHFAHLKQASEANRFVLNRRVDPCMSEVFAWDQIPAAHTKMWKNLHAPGNMAVLVNAPKTGLKSLEDVLEVTGD from the coding sequence ATGAGCGCTGCCACAAAACTGAAATCGGGGTCTGAAACCAAGGATCTCTACGACATCGGCGAAATTCCGCCGCTCGGCCACGTTCCGGAAAAGATGTGGGCCTGGTGCATCCGCAAGGAGCGCCACGGGCCGCCGGAAGAGGCCATGCAGCTCGAGGTCGTGCCGACCTGGCAGCTGGAAAACGACGAAGTGCTGGTGCTCGTGATGGCCGCTGGCGTCAACTACAACGGCGTCTGGGCCTCGCTCGGCAAGCCGATCTCGCCTTTCGACGGCCACAAGCAACCCTATCACATCGCCGGTTCCGATGCGTCCGGCATCGTCTGGGCCGTCGGTTCCAAGGTGAAGCGCTGGAAGGTTGGCGACGAGGTCATCGTCCACTGCAACCAGGACGACGGCGACGACGAGGAGTGCAATGGCGGCGACCCGATGCTGTCGCCCTCGCAGCGCATCTGGGGCTACGAGACCAACGACGGCTCCTTCGCCCAGTTCTGCCGGGTGCAGAGCCGGCAGCTGCTGCCGCGCCCGAAGCATCTGTCCTGGGAGGAATCGGCCTCCTACATGCTGACGCTGGCCACCGCCTACCGCATGCTCTTCGGCCATGCCCCGCATACGCTGAAGCCGGGCCAGAACGTGCTGGTGTGGGGCGCTTCGGGCGGTCTCGGCGTCTTCGCGGTGCAGATCATCGCGGCAGCGGGCGCCAACGCCATCGGCGTCATCTCCGACGAGACCAAGCGTGATTACGTCATGAGCCTTGGGGCCAAGGGCGTCATCAACCGCAAGGACTTCGACTGCTGGGGCCAGTTGCCGAAGGTCGGCAGCCCCGAATACGACAAGTGGTTCGCCGAAGCGCGCAAGTTCGGCAAGGCGATCTGGGACATCACAGGCAAGGGCGTCAACGTCGATACGGTGTTCGAGCATCCGGGCGAGGCGACCTTCCCGGTCTCGACCTTCGTCGTCAAGCGCGGCGGCATGGTGGTCTTTTGTGCCGGCACGTCCGGCTTCAACATCACCTTCGACGCCCGTTATGTCTGGATGCACCAGAAGCGCATCCAGGGGTCGCACTTCGCCCACCTCAAGCAGGCGAGCGAGGCCAACCGCTTCGTGCTCAACCGCCGGGTCGATCCGTGCATGTCGGAGGTCTTCGCCTGGGACCAGATCCCGGCCGCCCACACCAAGATGTGGAAGAACCTGCATGCGCCGGGCAACATGGCCGTGCTGGTCAACGCCCCGAAGACCGGCCTCAAGTCGCTTGAGGACGTCCTGGAGGTCACCGGCGACTGA
- a CDS encoding protein meaA: protein MSDVKRDKPWIIRTYAGHSTAAASNALYRSNLAKGQTGLSVAFDLPTQTGYDPDDALSRGEVGKVGVPVSHLGDMRALFNDIPLERMNTSMTINATAAWLLSLYIAVADEQGADRAALNGTTQNDIIKEYLSRGTYVFPPAPSMRLTTDMIAWTYQNMPKWNPMNVCSYHLQEAGATPVQELAFALATATCVLDGMKASGAIPEAEFPAAVGRISFFVNAGMRFITEVAKMRAFTELWDEILEARYGIADPKMRRFRYGVQVNSLGLTEPQPENNVARILIEMLAVVLSKNARARAVQLPAWNEALGLPRPWDQQWSLRMQQIMAFETDLLEYGDIFDGSTVMTAKVDALKDEARAELARIEEMGGAIAAVESGYMKRALVESNTRRLAGIEGGEQIVVGVNKFVETEPSPLAAGADGGILTVPEHVEPEAIEAIKAWRESRDAKAVEKALADLRSAAIEGRNIMEPSIVAAKAGVTTGEWGRALREVFGEFRAPTGVGAAASASAGEIEAVRASVEAVSDKLGRRIKFLVGKPGLDGHSNGAEQIAVRARDCGMEVVYEGIRLTPAEIVNAALEEGVHVVGLSILSGSHLPLVREVMKGMRENGLDDVPVVVGGIIPPDDAEQLKAIGVAAVYTPKDFQLTDIMADVVRIVDRMSAAAA from the coding sequence ATGAGCGATGTGAAACGCGACAAGCCCTGGATCATCCGCACCTATGCCGGTCATTCGACGGCGGCGGCCTCCAACGCGCTCTACCGGTCGAACCTCGCCAAGGGCCAGACCGGCCTGTCCGTCGCCTTCGACCTACCGACCCAGACCGGCTACGACCCGGACGACGCCCTCTCGCGCGGCGAAGTCGGCAAGGTCGGCGTTCCCGTCTCCCATCTCGGCGACATGCGCGCGCTCTTCAACGACATCCCGCTGGAGCGCATGAACACGTCCATGACGATCAACGCGACGGCCGCCTGGCTCCTGTCGCTCTATATCGCCGTCGCCGACGAGCAGGGCGCCGACCGGGCAGCCCTCAACGGCACGACGCAGAACGACATCATCAAGGAATATCTCTCGCGCGGCACCTACGTCTTCCCGCCCGCGCCCTCGATGCGGCTCACCACCGACATGATCGCCTGGACCTACCAGAACATGCCGAAGTGGAACCCGATGAACGTCTGCTCCTACCATCTGCAGGAAGCGGGCGCGACGCCGGTGCAGGAGCTGGCCTTCGCCCTTGCCACCGCCACCTGCGTGCTCGACGGCATGAAGGCCTCCGGCGCGATTCCCGAGGCCGAGTTCCCGGCCGCTGTCGGCCGCATTTCCTTCTTCGTCAACGCCGGCATGCGCTTCATCACCGAAGTCGCCAAGATGCGGGCCTTCACCGAGCTTTGGGACGAGATCCTGGAAGCCCGCTACGGCATCGCGGACCCGAAGATGCGCCGCTTCCGCTACGGCGTGCAGGTGAACTCGCTCGGCCTCACCGAGCCGCAGCCGGAAAACAACGTCGCCCGCATCCTGATCGAGATGCTGGCTGTGGTGCTGTCCAAGAACGCGCGTGCCCGCGCCGTTCAGCTTCCGGCCTGGAACGAGGCCCTCGGCCTGCCTCGTCCGTGGGACCAGCAATGGTCGCTGCGCATGCAGCAGATCATGGCCTTCGAGACCGACCTGCTCGAATACGGCGACATCTTCGACGGCTCGACCGTCATGACCGCCAAGGTCGACGCCCTGAAGGACGAGGCCCGCGCCGAGCTTGCCCGCATCGAGGAGATGGGCGGGGCGATCGCGGCCGTCGAAAGCGGCTACATGAAGCGGGCGCTGGTGGAGAGCAACACCCGCCGCCTTGCCGGCATCGAGGGCGGCGAGCAGATCGTCGTCGGCGTCAACAAATTCGTCGAGACCGAGCCGTCGCCGCTGGCCGCCGGTGCCGACGGCGGCATCCTCACCGTGCCGGAGCACGTCGAGCCGGAAGCCATCGAGGCGATCAAGGCCTGGCGCGAAAGCCGGGACGCCAAGGCCGTCGAAAAGGCGCTGGCGGACCTCAGGTCCGCCGCCATCGAAGGCCGCAACATCATGGAGCCGTCGATCGTCGCCGCCAAGGCGGGCGTGACCACCGGCGAATGGGGCCGCGCCCTGCGCGAGGTCTTCGGCGAGTTCCGTGCTCCGACCGGCGTCGGCGCCGCCGCATCGGCCTCCGCCGGCGAGATCGAGGCGGTCCGGGCCTCCGTCGAGGCCGTCTCCGACAAGCTCGGCCGGCGGATCAAGTTCCTCGTCGGCAAGCCGGGCCTCGACGGCCATTCCAACGGCGCCGAACAGATCGCCGTGCGCGCCCGCGACTGCGGCATGGAAGTCGTCTATGAGGGCATCCGCCTGACCCCGGCCGAAATCGTCAACGCCGCGCTGGAGGAAGGCGTCCACGTCGTCGGCCTCTCCATCCTCTCTGGCAGCCATCTGCCGCTGGTGCGCGAGGTGATGAAGGGTATGCGTGAGAACGGGCTCGACGACGTGCCCGTCGTCGTCGGCGGCATCATCCCGCCGGACGATGCCGAACAGTTGAAGGCGATCGGCGTTGCCGCCGTCTATACGCCGAAGGACTTCCAACTCACTGACATCATGGCGGATGTGGTGCGGATCGTCGACCGGATGAGCGCGGCGGCGGCATAG
- a CDS encoding DMT family transporter, translated as MNTASQTTTPTGTEGDRLILRVAPMTFVVLWSTGFIAAKYAAPVAGPFSLLFLRMAFVIPALGLIALVYSKRRPSPRIALHAMVAGIMIHAAYLGGMFFAIKHGLPAGFAGLVVGLQPMLTAIFARPVLGERLSRAHLIGLALGLVGAAMVVVPKLDPSAANSVTPMAILIAIGAVAMAALGTIYQKRFVSGADLLSSTVLQYVGATLALLPLAAAEGFHYVPGLQLVAVVAWLAIVLSIISVLLLMLMIREGAVSKVAALFYLVPPTTAAMAWVLFGEALTIVQMAGTALVALAVALATRKT; from the coding sequence ATGAATACCGCCAGCCAAACGACAACGCCCACCGGAACCGAAGGCGACCGCCTGATCCTGCGTGTCGCGCCGATGACCTTCGTCGTCCTCTGGTCGACGGGCTTCATCGCGGCGAAATACGCCGCCCCGGTCGCCGGCCCCTTCTCGCTGCTGTTCCTGCGGATGGCCTTCGTGATCCCGGCGCTCGGGCTGATTGCGCTGGTCTACAGCAAACGCAGGCCTTCCCCGCGCATCGCCCTCCACGCGATGGTTGCCGGTATCATGATCCATGCGGCCTATCTCGGCGGCATGTTCTTTGCCATCAAGCATGGACTGCCGGCCGGCTTTGCAGGTCTCGTCGTCGGGCTCCAGCCGATGCTGACGGCGATTTTCGCTCGTCCCGTGCTGGGTGAGCGTCTGTCGCGCGCGCATCTGATCGGCCTGGCCCTGGGCCTTGTCGGCGCCGCGATGGTCGTCGTGCCGAAGCTGGACCCGAGCGCTGCGAACAGCGTCACGCCGATGGCGATTCTCATCGCCATCGGGGCCGTCGCGATGGCAGCCCTTGGCACGATCTATCAGAAGCGTTTCGTCTCCGGCGCCGATCTTCTCTCGTCCACGGTCCTGCAATATGTCGGCGCGACGCTGGCGCTCCTGCCGCTCGCGGCGGCCGAGGGCTTTCATTACGTGCCGGGATTGCAGCTTGTCGCGGTCGTCGCCTGGCTCGCCATCGTCCTCTCGATCATCAGCGTGCTGCTGCTCATGCTGATGATCCGCGAGGGAGCGGTCTCGAAGGTCGCCGCCCTCTTCTACCTCGTGCCGCCGACGACGGCGGCGATGGCATGGGTGCTCTTCGGCGAAGCCCTGACCATCGTCCAGATGGCCGGCACGGCGCTCGTCGCCCTCGCCGTGGCGCTGGCGACGCGGAAGACGTAA
- a CDS encoding methyl-accepting chemotaxis protein: MQMFGWWTKDSTQPVAVEPEPVPVTVMAPATDPAPRHDDVLVDMIEMDLKRMAERVATVGASMRGVTAKSRTIVAGIHDQTDTLTAQTEKAEASTSEVANAIVALVEANRDIRERADQSSRMLEDAQASATSANAEMDELAKAISDIEEVVSLIAEIAGQTNLLALNATIEAARAGEAGRGFAVVAGEVKALSVETRHATDRIAATIADLRERADKAIGSVGRIVTSVDGIQPVIRGVNDAVASQAETAAKITHAAEETAQFAAEVAGHARDISSAAFEAVEASQGAEDATVSMDETLADVTRKMLTVVRQSESGDRRKADRWPVEIHGRLKDGGREVPVATIDLSSGGCLVRATDDTVLKPGRTEIVLDGIGRLPVRVVAVSPLGAHMAFDATEGAAYEAVTTRVERLEADSAGDIATVQQAAATISSLLEEEIRSGNLSAEALFDHDYTPIAGTNPQQVETRALKVLERLLPPIQEGVVERDTSVAFCAAVDLNGYLPVHNRKFSQPQKPDDPVWNAANSRNKRIFDDRTGLLAARNTRPFLVQNYARDMGGGNIVMMKETDAPIIVAGRHWGGLRLARRL; encoded by the coding sequence ATGCAGATGTTTGGATGGTGGACCAAGGACAGCACGCAGCCGGTCGCCGTCGAGCCGGAACCGGTGCCCGTGACGGTCATGGCGCCGGCGACCGATCCGGCTCCGAGGCACGACGACGTTCTCGTCGACATGATCGAGATGGACCTGAAGCGGATGGCCGAGCGCGTTGCCACCGTCGGGGCGTCGATGCGCGGGGTCACCGCGAAGAGCCGGACGATCGTCGCGGGCATTCATGATCAAACCGACACGCTGACCGCCCAGACGGAGAAAGCCGAGGCGAGCACCTCGGAGGTCGCCAACGCCATCGTCGCGCTGGTCGAGGCCAACCGCGACATTCGCGAGCGGGCCGACCAGTCGAGCCGGATGCTGGAGGATGCCCAGGCTTCGGCCACCAGCGCCAATGCTGAAATGGACGAACTTGCCAAGGCCATCAGCGACATCGAGGAGGTCGTGAGCCTCATTGCCGAGATCGCGGGCCAGACCAACCTTCTCGCCCTCAACGCGACCATCGAGGCGGCGCGCGCCGGAGAAGCGGGCCGTGGGTTCGCCGTGGTGGCGGGCGAGGTCAAGGCGCTCTCCGTCGAGACGCGTCATGCCACCGACCGGATCGCGGCCACGATCGCCGACCTTCGCGAGCGCGCCGACAAGGCCATCGGCTCGGTCGGCCGGATCGTGACCTCGGTCGACGGCATCCAGCCGGTCATTCGCGGCGTCAACGATGCGGTGGCGAGCCAGGCGGAGACGGCGGCCAAGATCACCCATGCCGCAGAGGAAACGGCCCAGTTCGCCGCCGAGGTCGCCGGCCATGCCCGCGACATCAGTTCGGCCGCCTTCGAGGCGGTCGAGGCCAGCCAGGGGGCGGAAGACGCGACCGTCTCGATGGACGAGACACTCGCCGATGTCACACGCAAGATGCTGACCGTCGTGCGCCAGTCGGAAAGCGGCGACCGGCGCAAGGCGGACCGCTGGCCGGTGGAGATCCACGGACGGCTGAAGGACGGCGGACGCGAAGTCCCCGTCGCCACGATCGACCTTTCATCCGGCGGCTGCCTCGTGCGGGCGACCGACGATACGGTCCTGAAGCCCGGGAGGACCGAGATTGTTCTCGACGGGATCGGGCGTCTGCCGGTGCGTGTCGTCGCGGTCAGCCCGCTCGGCGCCCACATGGCCTTCGATGCCACGGAGGGAGCCGCCTATGAAGCGGTGACGACTCGTGTCGAGCGTCTTGAGGCTGACAGCGCCGGGGATATCGCGACCGTGCAACAGGCGGCCGCGACGATCTCCTCGTTGCTCGAAGAGGAAATCCGGTCCGGCAATCTCTCCGCCGAAGCCCTCTTCGACCACGACTACACGCCGATCGCGGGGACCAATCCGCAGCAGGTGGAGACGCGGGCGCTCAAGGTTCTCGAACGCCTGTTGCCGCCGATCCAGGAGGGCGTGGTGGAGCGCGATACCAGCGTCGCCTTCTGTGCGGCGGTGGACCTCAACGGCTATCTGCCGGTCCACAACAGGAAGTTCTCGCAGCCGCAAAAGCCGGACGATCCGGTCTGGAATGCCGCCAACAGCCGCAACAAGCGCATCTTCGACGACCGCACGGGGCTGCTCGCGGCCCGCAACACGCGGCCCTTCCTCGTCCAGAACTATGCCCGCGACATGGGTGGCGGCAACATCGTGATGATGAAGGAAACGGACGCGCCGATCATCGTCGCTGGACGCCACTGGGGTGGTCTGAGGCTGGCACGGCGGCTGTAA
- a CDS encoding YihY/virulence factor BrkB family protein codes for MDLRVPGPADVFHFLLGLGRSLYRAINRFNETDGWAIASHMAMTSLMALFPFLIFLTAFASYLNLGDVARTSISLLFETWPQNVAGPITHEVYSVLTVPRGDLLTIGILLAIYFASNGVEAMRLGLNRAYGATEHRNFIVLRLESIIYVLIGTVAFLTLGLLVIVGPVAWGIVQQQQVVHDLSGLAEKSGLSSWSLYAFVTSKFGVFLRYIITAGVLGIALVIAHLWLPAGKRHIGDILPGIVVTIVAWIAGGIGFATYLARFANYASTYAGLAGVMTALVFLYLLAAIFLFGASINAARIEHRATREMLTMGQA; via the coding sequence ATGGATTTGCGAGTTCCAGGTCCCGCCGATGTGTTCCATTTCCTTCTGGGGCTTGGCCGTTCCCTCTACAGGGCCATCAATCGCTTCAACGAAACGGATGGGTGGGCGATTGCCAGCCACATGGCGATGACCTCGCTGATGGCGCTGTTTCCCTTCCTGATCTTCCTGACCGCCTTTGCAAGTTACCTCAATCTCGGCGATGTCGCCCGCACCAGCATCTCGCTGCTGTTCGAGACCTGGCCGCAAAACGTCGCCGGTCCGATCACGCATGAAGTCTACTCGGTGCTGACGGTGCCGCGCGGCGATCTTCTGACCATCGGCATTCTTCTTGCCATCTACTTTGCCTCCAATGGCGTGGAGGCGATGCGGCTCGGTCTCAACAGGGCCTATGGCGCGACGGAGCATCGGAATTTCATCGTGCTTCGGCTCGAAAGCATCATCTATGTGCTGATCGGAACGGTCGCCTTCCTGACGCTCGGTCTTCTGGTGATCGTCGGTCCCGTGGCCTGGGGCATCGTCCAGCAACAGCAGGTCGTCCACGATCTTTCCGGACTTGCCGAAAAGTCCGGCCTCTCATCCTGGTCGCTCTATGCTTTCGTGACGTCGAAATTTGGCGTCTTCCTGCGCTACATCATCACCGCCGGGGTGCTCGGCATCGCGCTCGTCATTGCCCACTTGTGGCTTCCGGCGGGCAAGCGGCACATTGGCGACATCCTGCCCGGCATCGTGGTGACCATCGTTGCATGGATCGCCGGCGGCATCGGCTTTGCCACCTATCTTGCGCGCTTTGCCAACTATGCCTCGACCTATGCCGGCCTTGCGGGCGTCATGACGGCGCTCGTTTTCCTCTATCTCCTGGCGGCGATCTTCCTGTTCGGCGCATCCATCAACGCGGCACGTATCGAACATCGCGCGACGCGCGAGATGCTGACCATGGGGCAGGCATAG
- a CDS encoding acyl-CoA dehydrogenase family protein: MSLQPNFSDSSSDVLETLGTAVEAIDALVAAARKAVAAKVTVGGRIDGSALEREQRATHGLAWLATYRESLSQLDAYRTRLSAEGRFGETERLLVLIGAGEYLAQIFGGIPMNQGEFVRLGDLGVDAATAAAARTADVEALIAAGCAPTPRAALVDAMRKKTEAEIVGDSGLDETMEAFRAEMRRFAEEEVLPHAHEWHLANAYIPMEVIDKLAELGVFGLTIPEEYGGLGLGKESMCVVSEELSRAYIGVGSLGTRSEIAAELILGGGTEDQKQEWLPKIASGEVLPTAVFTEPNTGSDLGSLRTRAVKDGDVYKVTGNKTWITHPVRADLMTLLTRTNPDEPGYRGLSMFLAPKPRGTDETPFPAEGMSGGEIEVLGYRGMKEYEIAFDGFEVPAANLLGGVEGQGFKQLMQTFESARIQTAARAVGVAQSAFDIGLKYAEERIQFGKALVNFPRVADKLAMMAVEINIARQLTYFSAREKDEGLRCDLEAGMAKLLGARVAWAAADNALQIHGGNGFALEYQISRVLCDARILNIFEGAGEIQAQVIARRLLDEA; the protein is encoded by the coding sequence ATGAGCCTTCAACCGAATTTCAGCGACAGCAGCAGCGATGTCCTCGAAACGCTCGGGACGGCCGTTGAAGCGATCGACGCGCTCGTGGCCGCGGCCCGCAAAGCCGTGGCGGCCAAGGTCACCGTCGGCGGCCGCATCGATGGCAGCGCGCTGGAGCGCGAGCAGCGCGCGACCCACGGCCTTGCCTGGCTTGCCACCTATCGCGAAAGCCTGTCCCAGCTCGATGCCTATCGCACGCGTCTTTCCGCCGAGGGCCGCTTCGGCGAGACCGAACGTCTCCTGGTCCTGATCGGCGCTGGCGAATATCTGGCGCAGATCTTCGGCGGCATTCCCATGAACCAGGGCGAATTCGTTCGCCTTGGTGATCTCGGAGTCGATGCGGCAACCGCCGCCGCGGCCCGCACGGCCGACGTCGAGGCCCTGATCGCGGCCGGCTGCGCACCCACGCCGCGCGCCGCGCTTGTCGACGCCATGCGCAAGAAGACCGAGGCGGAGATCGTCGGCGACAGCGGCCTTGACGAGACCATGGAAGCCTTCCGGGCCGAAATGCGCCGCTTTGCCGAGGAAGAGGTGCTTCCGCATGCCCACGAGTGGCATCTGGCGAATGCCTATATCCCGATGGAGGTGATCGACAAGCTCGCCGAACTCGGCGTCTTCGGCCTCACCATTCCTGAGGAATACGGCGGGCTCGGCCTTGGCAAGGAATCCATGTGCGTCGTCTCCGAGGAATTGTCTCGGGCCTATATCGGCGTCGGCTCGCTCGGCACGCGCTCCGAGATCGCCGCCGAACTGATCCTCGGCGGCGGCACGGAAGACCAGAAGCAGGAATGGCTGCCCAAGATCGCCAGCGGCGAGGTGCTTCCGACGGCCGTCTTCACCGAGCCGAACACCGGCTCCGACCTTGGCTCGCTGCGCACCCGCGCCGTCAAGGACGGTGACGTCTACAAGGTGACCGGCAACAAGACCTGGATCACCCATCCGGTCCGCGCCGACCTGATGACGCTGCTCACCCGCACCAACCCGGACGAGCCCGGATATCGCGGCCTTTCCATGTTCCTGGCGCCCAAACCGCGCGGTACGGACGAGACCCCCTTCCCGGCCGAGGGCATGTCCGGCGGCGAGATCGAGGTGCTCGGCTATCGCGGCATGAAGGAATACGAGATCGCCTTCGACGGCTTCGAGGTCCCCGCCGCCAACCTCCTCGGCGGCGTCGAGGGCCAGGGCTTCAAGCAGCTCATGCAGACCTTCGAGAGCGCCCGCATCCAGACGGCGGCCCGCGCCGTCGGCGTCGCGCAATCGGCCTTCGACATCGGCCTCAAATATGCCGAGGAGCGCATCCAGTTCGGCAAGGCGCTGGTCAATTTCCCGCGCGTTGCCGACAAGCTGGCGATGATGGCCGTGGAGATCAACATCGCCCGCCAGCTCACCTATTTCTCCGCCCGCGAGAAGGACGAGGGGCTGCGCTGCGATCTGGAGGCCGGAATGGCGAAGCTGCTCGGCGCCCGCGTCGCCTGGGCGGCGGCGGACAATGCGCTGCAGATCCACGGCGGCAACGGCTTTGCCCTCGAATACCAGATCAGCCGCGTCCTTTGCGACGCCCGCATCCTCAACATCTTCGAGGGCGCCGGCGAAATTCAGGCGCAGGTCATCGCCCGCCGCCTGCTCGACGAGGCCTGA
- a CDS encoding TspO/MBR family protein, whose translation MADLARPSPVKNFGAFLVCLALCAAAGVIGSAATLPEIPGWYASLQKPPFNPPNWVFGPVWTFLYILMAFSLWRVWRAGPNAPGRRRAIGLFLAQLVLNALWSVVFFGLHSPAGGLVVIVLLIGTLVLTMRAFWPINRTAAHLLVSYLVWVAFASLLNASILWLNGP comes from the coding sequence TTGGCGGACCTTGCCCGTCCCTCGCCCGTGAAGAATTTTGGCGCTTTCCTCGTCTGCCTCGCCCTCTGCGCCGCGGCAGGCGTGATCGGCAGCGCGGCGACGCTGCCGGAGATTCCCGGCTGGTATGCCTCGTTGCAAAAGCCGCCCTTCAATCCGCCGAACTGGGTTTTCGGCCCGGTCTGGACCTTTCTCTATATCCTGATGGCCTTTTCGCTCTGGCGCGTCTGGCGGGCCGGGCCGAATGCGCCGGGCAGACGGCGCGCGATCGGCCTCTTTCTCGCACAATTGGTGCTGAACGCTCTCTGGTCGGTCGTCTTCTTCGGCCTCCACAGCCCGGCCGGCGGCCTTGTCGTCATCGTCCTTCTGATCGGCACCCTGGTGCTGACGATGCGGGCCTTCTGGCCCATCAACCGCACGGCGGCGCACCTGCTCGTTTCCTATCTGGTGTGGGTCGCCTTCGCCAGCCTGCTTAATGCCTCGATCCTGTGGCTCAACGGGCCCTGA